GGGTTAAGTTATATACTTAATTAGTAGCCAACCAGTTGTATGATGACTAAGCAGTACAGATTACAAATATATTACTTATACACTTAGAATATATTTTGCTCTCCACATCACTAAGAAGCTCCAAAAGCTCAAAAAATTTGTCACAAAGAAAATCAACTGGTTCAATAAGAAGTTGCAATTGCAAATTTTTTGCTACAATCAGCCCTACAAAAAATCTGCATACATTACATAAGAGTTAAAAGACTATACTACAAATTGGAGGATTGCAAGACTATGGTACCCCATGCTACTAGTATTTCCATAGCCTATGTCCATGAGGCTTTACTAGATCCAGTAGGCAAAAATCATTGGGAGGAAAGTGAAGCATACATTAGGCTGTAGTAAAGGATGATGTTTTTGTGGCTGTCTTAAATGTACCAAAcgcaaccccccccccccccccccccccccccccccccaaagaagaaaaaaaaaaatttttttgacagCGTGAAAAATTTAaacagaaagaaaacaaaaataaccacTTTACAGTCCTGCAGATTGCCTAAAAGATTCTCGTGCGAGGATTAAGATGTTTTTCTTGCAGCTTTTTCTTGTTCACCCTTACCTCTCTTTTGTTTCTCACCGGGGATTTCTACTATACCTGATAATAACAAAGCTTTTGAGCTTTTCATGATTATTTCTCATGGAGATATGTGCTCTTAAGCATTGTTGTTTTTCCCTATTTTGGGTGCAAAAGATGAGATTCATTAAACGAAGAAGTTAAAACCAACACTCTCCTACAACTATTCTCTCATCAAACGAGCCATCGCAATCTCTTTACTCGTGAGACAATGCAATAGTATCCTGTGTAAACATCAAAGCCTGATTTTCCCTTTACCTAAAAATagcagaagaagaaaaggacaCAGCCCATTGAAGCAATATGTTTGTGCTATTAGTACTGTTTTGCCCACGTGAGGTTCTCTGTAACGTTTCTGTTGTTTAATGCAAGTGTGGATCTGTTGACGATGAAATGctataacaacaaaaacagtttttttttccttttattcatTGAAATTTATGTAGTATTACTATTTAGCTGCAGGCAGGAAAGGGCTTGttctcgtttttttttttttgtacgtAGCTGTATCATGATTTTGGATGATCAATTTGTTGATGTTCTCGTTTGATTTTTTGTGCgtaatctaattttttttttactataattAGCTTTTATTAAATGTAATGCAAACGACAACAAGCCCTAAATTGATTTTGTCACTGAGGTAAAAACCACTTCATTTTCCAATACGAGTTGTTATCTACCAGAACCCTTTTTAGTTCATGACAGAATATGAACAACTAATTTTCAGGCCTTGTGAAAATTTTCAACGTAAAAATAGTGCGGTGATAGTTATTCGGGTTGTGACAAGTGATTGAATGAACACTACTCTTTTAACtctgattggaaaagaagatggaaaCTTTTGTGAGCCCTTTTGTTCTCTACTTGGTTGTTCTCTTTCTACAAAAGAGGAAGGTGGTTTTATTCTTTCACAAATTGGTGCTCCATGGTTCCATCAATTTCTTAAAAGCTGCATTCGATTTTATACATGTTTGATGTGTGCAGTTATTATTTTTCCGATCGTACAATAATATTGTGAAGGTTAGCTAGTTGTCCCACTATTGGCATTGATCAAGCATATTCCGCATGCCAAACTAGGTCCCTTCCGAATTGTTATTttcaggagtttttttttttaaaaaaaaaaatacactgtAACAATTTCAATATATGTGAAGCATAAATATGATTAAAAATTGTGTTGGTGGAAAacgtaaacttttttttttttgcagaaaacTACAATCTAAACAAAAATTATGATAAAAAAAGGGTCGATTTCAGCAAAGATGATTCCATGCACTTTTTCTTTGGAGAGAGTTCTTGAATTATAGGGTTACAAACTAGTCgggttgagtcaatttttgaCCCTATCGAGCCTTTGACGAGTCTCAAATTCTACCGAGTTCTTCGTTATCTTGAGGTTAGACTCTAAGTCAAGCTCAAAGCCTATTAATAGAACTTGAATTCAAGGCTAACTAAGCTCAACTAAAATAAAGAGTAATTAAAATATGCGAGACATATATGCAATTCCATCACTAATAACAGAAAGATTTATTACGAAATACATAGGATTGAGATGGCTTGACGAGCCAACTAGCTAAATTCTCTATACTCGTGTTAGAATCGAGTTTTGATCGTATTCATGGCTCAATCACTTTGTAGTCCTTATACCCGGGTTAGAATCAAACAATCCTGCCTGGAAGAAATTGAATGGTTAGGCAATTTCTAAAACACCAGAAAATATGTCGTTTGCCCATATATGTCGATTGAGGAGTCGTCTAAATCTCCTTGTTACTAAATCTGTCATCACAGATAAAAAAGGACAGGACCAAATGCCTTTGAATTGTCAATTTTCTGTAGGAAATTATGCAACAATCACATTCAACTTGACCATGAAGCGTGTATTTAAGTTTTCTTGTATGAAGTTATGGTCGTACTAGTTTTAAAATGTCTTTCGAAATGAATTATAAACTCGTTGCAGTAGATTGTCTTCATGATTTTAAGATTCCAATGTCCTCCTTTCTATTAGATTAGAAAATGGCTTGTGTATtctaacttctttttttttttggatggaagaaaaaaaagggtacATAGGTGTAGGGGCGTGGCAAAACGTAAAAAAGCTGCTAGCGGATGAAGACACGAAGGCAATGGGGCAAAGCTGCAAGGGAGAAGGTGCACCTATGTACTATAATActgttaagaaaagttaaaaTGTATTTTCAGTGTAAGAGTGAAGGTGGGATCCAGCTTCAGTTCTTGAGTCCATCAAGCGTCCTTGTGTTCAGTCTTCTGATGGTCTTGTTTCTTCATGTTAAAGCAGTCCCTGTCCTAACAAACCCcacaccttttttttcccaccCCCTTGAATGTATCCTGGAGTAAATTTATTTTGTACTCTCTTCTGGTTGATGATCAAGATGTTGACACTTGACAGGTTTGAATTGAAGAATGGTGAATACTGTTACTCCCTCCATCCCTCCAAAATTTTGAACAAGTAATTTGAATAATGTAATATGAATTGGTTACTGTGAGTTGAATCTAGCAGTTAAAATCCCGTTTGGGAAGTGAGTTTTTTTGgtgtttatttaaaattttactgtaatttactgtaaaagttttaaaaatgtttttaaagtgtatagtttaaaaactttaagaaattttttgacGTTACTGtagctaaaatttttaaaaaacttatagcagacaaacttgacaaaaaaacTCAAGTGCCAAACAGGGACAGAAGGGGCTAGTATGGCATTCAGGACATGATAGAGGTTAATACGTAATATTATGATTACACTTATTTTGTACTTTTACCCTGCTTAATGTGGAAAATAGTAGTGTACCTGTCATCTCGAAAGAAGCAAGTTGAAGATTCATGTTTAAGATTTAGGTTTGGACATTTTATGCTAAAGTTTGTATGGTACACCTTTGGATCATGTGTGCATGAGGTTTCATcttttagttttttaacaaACTTGACAAGGACAGAAAATTGAGCAGCATATGTGTAATAGACTGTAATATTACTAATCTTTGTCTCCAAACGTGAGTTTTACTGTATCCAAATATAGTAATTTTAAGTAAAATTTTTGGAATGTATCTATGGCAAAATTTACTGGGGATCTCTGCAGAAATTTACTTCTGCACCTTCCAACGTATACATTTAGGAAAAACTGGGATTGCCATTGGGACTTTCGCTTGGTTGAGGCCCAAATAAAGAAACTGTTTCGGTTCAAGTCATTTGTGTCGAATAGCTTACCTATATCTGGTAACATAAAAgagaataaataaacaaaagataCCACTAACTAAAAAGAACTTTTCTTCTGTGCAGGAAATTAAACAAAGTTTGAAGACTagggaagaaaaggaaaagaaatggcaaattttaacttattttttcctctttatttGTGCTAAAGCAATTAACAAAACCCTTGAGTTTATTTCTTGAATCCAAGCTAAGATGAGATCTAGTTAGAGTGACGTACATAAAAGAATACAAAAGCAGAATCTAAACACTTTTTGTCTGAAAACATAGAATCCATCTGTTTCATGAACTGGAAATTAAGCTAAAACCTGGGACCCTTTGGATATCTAAGTTGAgtcaaaacttcaattctcaactatacttTTGGATGCTGACCTGAAGATCTCTCAAGACTAAGGTACCAAACAATCAACGAGGCTGTGCTTTGCAGGCTGACTGCAGCTTGCGTGCAAtagaatttgcaaaaaaaatatatgaacgCAGAAATAAATTCTCATCCTACTATAATATATTGTATTATCTAAACTTAAAGTACATACATTTAATCTCTTATACAGTACCTTCTTAAACACAAAAAGAATCAGAGAAAACACACGAAGCCATTAAATGTTCGATAGTGCTACAGAAATCATAGTACTAAGTAGTACTAATAAAAAGAATAATGGTCTTGGGATCCCATGTTGATGAGCTTCAGACTTTTCCCATGGTAAGATCGAAGAGCCTGATTTGTTGCTGCCACAAACATTAACTCCAAGGTTGAAGCCATTTGCTTCAGATGGACTTAAACAGAGCCCTGGATTCCCACTAATGTCCAAATTCTTTCCTAACCTGTTTAGGAAACTTGAATTGAAAGGAACAACGCCATCCAAGAAATTTCTGCTCAAGTTCAAGTGATAAATGTGTGATAAGCTGCCAAAACTTGCCGGAATTTCGCCTGTTAATCGGTTGTTTTGTAAGGATAATGTGCTCAAGTTACTTAGCTTTGAATAGGTTGGTGGGATTTTGCCAGAATATCCTGAATTGGCCAGCCTGAGCTCTTGAAGTTTCTGCAGTTCACCGAACTCTGATGGCAGTGATATGAACATTGGATTATCATCCATAAGGAAGTATTGTAAGTTTTGCAGCATTGAGACTCCTTTGGGCAAAAGCCCTTTTAATTCATTGCTGCTCAAGGCAATGAAGACCAAAGAATGTAGATTCCCTATGGTTTCTGGAATCCTTCCCGTGAGTTTATTGGAACTCAAGTCAAGCTTCTGAAGCATACCCAATTGGCCAATTGTGCTGGGAATTGCGCCTGTGAGCTTGTTATAGCTCAAATCAAGGCCAACGAGGTTTTTTAGATTTCCCACTTGGAATGAAATTCTTCCAGTGAGCATATTGTAGCTTAGATCAAGGTGCAAAAGGGAACTCAGACTAAAAATTTGAGCTGGAATTGTTCCGGATAAAAGGTTTTGCGACAACGTGAGGATCTGGAGTGATTTTAAGGAGGAAAGTTGAAATGGGATGAGGCCGACAAGTGCAGGATTTGATCGAATGCTCAGCTGTTGCAGCGAAGAACTCGAGACTTTAATAGGAAATGAAATGGTTGTTCTGGCGTGTGTGAAGCATGAAATAAAAAACACAGACTCAAGGTGCGGAAGTTGGAAGATTTGTGAAGGAAATGTGGCTGTGCTTTTGCATGAAGGGTTTGGTGGGACGCCAAGGTCAAGCCTAGAAACATGAATGAGATTGTCATTTCCTGAGCTTTTGCACTCAATTCCAATCCAAGATGAGCCTGGTTTACAAGGGTTTGGATGTGCAGTCCTCCAGCTTTGATCAGACGATACTGTCTCCATGATCTTGAACAATGTTTCAAGTTCAAGTGGATCCATGCGACTATCACTAGCTGGGAAATTCACGCTTGGGGAGGCTGAGGAGAAAGAAGTAAATGTGAATGGAAGAAGCAGAAGGAAtctgagagagagaaagaacaATGAACAGAACATCTTGCTGAAGATGTGAGGTTTGTGAAAATGTGAGGGCTTTGATCATCAAATAAAATGTTTGCAAAAGTTTGCAGCTACGTTCCTTGGTTTGTATTGGTTTTAGAATTGGTTTCTTGCCTCAGTCCCCCGCgacggggggggggggggggggggggggtgttgggGGGTTG
The DNA window shown above is from Coffea arabica cultivar ET-39 chromosome 5e, Coffea Arabica ET-39 HiFi, whole genome shotgun sequence and carries:
- the LOC113687790 gene encoding uncharacterized protein — its product is MFCSLFFLSLRFLLLLPFTFTSFSSASPSVNFPASDSRMDPLELETLFKIMETVSSDQSWRTAHPNPCKPGSSWIGIECKSSGNDNLIHVSRLDLGVPPNPSCKSTATFPSQIFQLPHLESVFFISCFTHARTTISFPIKVSSSSLQQLSIRSNPALVGLIPFQLSSLKSLQILTLSQNLLSGTIPAQIFSLSSLLHLDLSYNMLTGRISFQVGNLKNLVGLDLSYNKLTGAIPSTIGQLGMLQKLDLSSNKLTGRIPETIGNLHSLVFIALSSNELKGLLPKGVSMLQNLQYFLMDDNPMFISLPSEFGELQKLQELRLANSGYSGKIPPTYSKLSNLSTLSLQNNRLTGEIPASFGSLSHIYHLNLSRNFLDGVVPFNSSFLNRLGKNLDISGNPGLCLSPSEANGFNLGVNVCGSNKSGSSILPWEKSEAHQHGIPRPLFFLLVLLSTMISVALSNI